The Patescibacteria group bacterium genome segment GAATGAAACAAATATAAGTGCTATAGCCACCACCCGTCATTTTGTAAATAGACAGTAAATTAGCACTCGCTGCTACGATTCTATTAACAAAAGTTAACTTTAGCTCTTCTGTTCCTGCAGCTGAAAGATTTTCCAACATCGGTTGTGCATCGGTGCCAATTCCTTGATCAATTGCTATTATTTGTGTGAAATCGACAAAATCGTTATCACTACTTGCATTTAACATCCAAGGATAATAACCCTTAGAAGCATAATAACGATCAATCGCACTAATCAACTGCTCTGAATCTGATCGAGTACCGGTATCCCGACCTCGGTTGATTTGTTCAATCGGGTTAATGGCCGCCAAAACGGCTACAGCCAAAATACCCAAAACAGCAATAACAATTAACAACTCGATCATCGTAAAACCTCTAGGTAGATATTTTTTCATCTTTTCTCACCTCCTTTCTTTTAAAAGATAATTAATAATGCTTAAACTTAACAATCTTGCTGATTTAAAATTGAGAAGCAAGATTGTAAATCGGCATGATAACGGCAATAATCAAAAAGCCGACACCCACTCCTAATACAATCATGATAAGAGGCTCAATTGCGGCTGTCAATCCCTTAATTGCCATCTCGGCCTCTTGTTCGAAATAAGTAGAAACTTTTGTTAAAACCTCATCAATTTTGCCTGTCTCTTCACCCACAGCCACCATCTGAGATAAGATCGGGGGAAAGATTTCTTCTTGACTCAAAGCACTGGCCAAAGAAATTCCTTTTTCCACTTTTTCCGTTACTTTTTCTAATGAATGCTGATAAAGAGGGCTAGAAAAAGCCTTCATCGTAATCTTTAGAGCATCAACAATTAAAACACCGGCTCCCACTAACAAGCTTAAAGTCCGGGTAAATTCAGTTAACATGGTTTCCTGTCTCAACTTGCCGATAATCGGCAAACGAAAGGTAAGATTATCAATCATTCCTCTAAATTGAGGGTAACGATTAAGGATTCTCAAACCAAAAACAGAACCAGCCAAAAGAGCCAAAGCTAAATACCAAAATTTAGTAAAAAAAGTAGAGATGTTTAACAATATCTTGGTGGCGATTGGCAAATCAGCCTGAAATTCTTCATAGATCGTCATCATTCTTGGCAAGACAAAGATAATCATAATCATCCCAACACCACCCATAGCTAGAATAATAATCGCCGGATAGATCATCGCGTTTTTAATCTTACCCTGAAATTCTCTTTTCTTTTCTAAGTTATCAGCTAAACGCGCCAAAACCTTGTCCAAAGAGCCAACCGCCTCACCAGCGTTAATCAGGGCCACGTAAACCTGATCAAAAACCTGGGGATGTTTCCCCATGGCCTTAGCCAAAGTACCACCACTCTCTACTTCCCGCCTAATCTCCGCTACCACTTTAGCCATTGACGGCTTTGCCTGTTTCTCCAGAATGTCAAGAGCAACCGTTAATTGGAGTCCAGCGGTGGCCATTGTCGACAACTGACGGGTAAAATTCACTAAATCCGTGATGCTTATTCGACTAAAGAGAGGACCCGCTTGAGCGGTTAAACTTTTGCGAAAAGGAGCAATTGAAATAACGAGAAAGCCTTTTTCTTGAAGAATTTTGGCAGCCTGTCGTTCATCCCTCGCCTCAACAACGCCACTAACTTCTTTATCTTCTTTGTTTTTGGCCCGGTAATTAAACTTTTTCATCAACGTCCTTTGACCGATTTCATTAGCTCTTCTGGACGAAAGGCGTAATTCCTGGCAACATCAAGACTAATTTTGCCTTCTTTAACCAGCCTTGACAAATCCATTTCCAACACCTTCATCCCAACTTCGACTGAAGTCTGAATAATATTATCAATCATATGAGTTTTGCCTTCTCTAATCACGGTTCTGATAGCCGGTGTGGCCACTAGCACCTCGGTCGCCGGAATTCTGCCTCCTTCTAAAGAAGGCAGTAATCTTTGAGAAACGATCGCCTCAAGGGTCGCTGAAAGCTGCATCCTAACTTGTTCTTGTTGATGCTCGGGAAAAACATCAATGATTCGGTCAATTGATTGGGCGGCTGAATTAGTATGAAGAGTTGAGAAAACCAAATGACCGGTCTCGGCAATGGTCAAAGCCATACCCATCGTCTCTAAGTCTCTCATTTCGCCAATCATAACTACATTAGGATCTTCTCGTAAACAAGAACGCAAGGCGATTGACCAGGAATGAGTATCATCTCTCAATTCTCTTTGAGAAACAATCGACTTCTGATGTTTAAAAACATATTCAATCGGATCCTCAATCGTAATAATATGTTCACTCCGATTAAGATTAATCTCCTCAATAATCGAAGCTAAGGTGGTTGATTTACCATGACCCGTCGGGCCAACTACCAGGATAAAACCTTGCTTTAACTTGGTAAAAGCATGACAAATATCAGGAAGGTTAAGTTCATCGATGGTCGGAACTTCCATCGAAATAAGACGAAGAGCGGCGGCCAATTCACCTTTTTGATAGTAGGCATTAACTCGAAAACGACCCCGGTCACCAAAAGCAAAAGAAAAGTCTAGTTCTTTGTTAACTAATAAAATCTCCTTTTGTTCTTCGCTAACCAAACTGAAAATTAACTGCTCGGCCACTTCCTTACTTAACGGTTCTAAGCCAGTAATCGGCGACAAAACACCATGAATCCTAAGCATCGGCGGCACCTTGGTAATCAGATGGAGATCCGAAGCTCCCTTATTAAACGTAATTTCTAATAGCTTTTCAATTTCCATAAATAATTTAATCCTCAGCGACCCTGAGAACCTCTTCTATCGTAGTAATTCCCTCTAAGACTTTCAAGTAGCCATCTTGTTTCATGGTAATCATTTCTTCTTGAATAGCCTGTTTTTCAATATCCGAAGCTGAAGCCTTTTCCATCGTCAGTCTGCCAATTTTCTCAGTTACTGGCATCACCTCAAAAATCCCAACCCTACCTAGATAACCAGTATTATTACACTTAGGGCATTTTTTACCCCGATATAATTTAGGATTATCACCAGATTGATAAAGATTGCCTAGTATCGTTTTAAAATCAGCTATCACTTCGGCTGGCGCTGGATATTCTTCTTGACAATCAGGACAAATTTTCCTAACCACTCGCTGAGCTACCACACAAGTCATGGCTGAAGCCAATAAAAATGGTTCAGCTCCCAGATCAATTAATCGAGGAATAGCACCAGCCGAATCATTAGTATGGAGAGTCGAAAAGACGAGATGACCAGTTAAGGCAGCTTGAACAGCCAAACCAGTTGTTTCTTTATCTCGAATCTCACCGACCATAATAATGTCCGGATCTTGACGAACAAAAGATCGCAAGCCATTAGCAAAAGTCAAACCAGCGGCGGGATTAACTTGAACCTGATTAACTCCTGGGATTTCATATTCAACCGGATCTTCTAAAGTAATGATGTTAACCTTAGACGTATTGATTTTAGATATAGCGGAATAAAGAGTGGTGGTTTTGCCTGAACCAGTTGGACCACAAACAACAATAATTCCATGAGGTCGAAGAACGGCCTCTTGAAGACTTTTTAAAGCCATTCCCCTTAAACCTAATTCGGTTAAACTAAGAGCTCCACCGCTCTTTTTTAACAACCGCATGACAATCTTTTCCCCATGAACCGTCGGTAAACAGGAAACTCGAAGATCAACTTCCTGACCATTGGCTTTAAAAGAAAAACGACCGTCCTGGGGTAAACGCTTCTCATCAATCTTCATGCCACAAAGGATTTTAATTCGAGAAATTAAACCCTCATGAACGTTTTTTGGTAAAACTAGTTTTTCGTGCATAATACCGTCAATTCGATATCTAATTCTGGTTTTTTCTTCTTCTGGCTCAATGTGAATATCAGAAGCTCTGCCTTTGACCGCGAATTCCAAAAGAGTAGAAACAATCTTGGCAATTGGCGCTTCTCGAATAATTTCGCCTAATTTAGTCAAATCAACTGGGACGCTTTTAACCGGCGCACCTGTTTCCTTAAGAGCTGCTTTGACTTCAGTTGACAAACTCTCCTTGTAATTAATGGCAATCGCCTTGTTAATTTCTTCAGACGTTGACATATAGGGCTTAACTTTGGCTTTTGATTTCCGGGCCACAAATTCAATGGCCTGAAGATCCATGGGGTCAGCCATGGCCAAGGAAAGCTGATTATTAACAGTATCGTAAGCAAAAGGCAAAACCGAATAACGCTCGGCGACGGCCCGGGGGAGCCTACCTAAGGCTTCTGGCGAAGCGGCCGTTTCATCTAAATTAACAAAGGGAATATTGCGAACTTGAGCTTCAGCTTTGGCAACTTGTTCTAAGGAAGCATAATTAGTTTCTAAAAGCAGCTCTTTAATCGCTTTGCCGGTATTAGCCTGTTCGATTTTTATTTTCTCTACTTGTTCTGAAGAAAGAATCTTTTGGCTAAGCAAAACATCTAAAAAACCAGAACCATCTTCTTCTTGAGGATCAGTTTGGACACTCTGTTGCTGTTGGGCAGGTTCAGCCATGCTTCTATGTTATCTTGTTTTCTGCTAAAATGTCAAACTAACAAGCATGTTTGTTTCTCAATTAATCGCGGGCGGGCTTTTGGAAGAAAGAATCAAAAAGGTTCAGCAATTGCTTCAGCCCCATTTCAACCAGCCAATTGATTTAGATAAACCCCCTTTTGACCTGTTGGTGATTAGACCAGTCGATTCGATTGGTATCGACGAAATAAGAAAATTAAAAAGATTTCTTAGCCGCCGGCCTTATCAAGCCGAAATTAAAGCTGGTTTGATTACCGAAGCCGAGAAATTAACCTTACCAGCCCAAAATTCCCTTTTAAAAACTCTTGAAGAACCACCAGAAAATTCTTTGGTTATTCTTCTGGCTAGTCAGCCAGCTAATCTTTTGCCAACCATTATTTCGCGAGTGAAAATCACTCGTCTTCCCACTAAAAGTCAAATTAGTCTTTCTCCAGAAGAAATTAACCAATTGACGGAAACTTTAAAGCAAATCTTAAACCTTGAAATAGGGGAGAGGCTTAAGCTAAGTTTGACTTTAGTCAAGAATAAAGATCAAGCTCTCCAATTAACAGAAAATTTTCTTTTCCTTTGGCGCCAGATTTTAAGAGATAAGGCAGGTTTAAATCAAAAACAAACCAAATCTTTAAACCAGCTAAACTTAAAACAAATTGAAAAGGCCTTAAAAAACACAGAGCAAGTCAGAAAAATGCTGGTCGCCAATGTTAATTTTCACCTGGCAATTGAGAGTCTTTTTCTCTCTTATCCCCGTTTAAACTAAGGCTTAATTTTGTCCAAATTAGGTTTGCATCAACCTCTGAAAACTGATAAAATAGAGTTATTAAGGTAGGGGTTACAAACTTCCTTTTCTCCCTGCCAATTTTATGTCTATCAGACAAATGCTAAAGTCAAAAACTAAAGCCAAAAACAATAATATTCTTTCCACCTATACTTCGGCCCAAATCAAAGTCCTTGAGGGTTTAGAACCAGTCAGAAAGCGCCCAGGGATGTATATTGGCTCGACTGACAAAAAAGGCTTTCATCATCTGATCACCGAAGTCGTCGACAACTCGATTGATGAATCTCTAGTTGGTTTTGCCAAGAACATTAAAGTTGTTTTAAAGAAAGACGGTAGTGCTCAAATCCGAGATGACGGCCGGGGGATTCCGGTTGATAAACACAAATCAGGTCTTTCCGGTTTGGAAGTAGCCATGACCAAACTCCATGCTGGGGCCAAATTTGACGAAGGGGTTTATAAAGCCTCGGGTGGTCTCCATGGTGTCGGTGTCTCCGTGGTTAACGCTCTTTCTCAATGGCTTAAAGTTGAGGTTCACCGTGACGGCCACGCCTATGCTCAAGAATATAAACGAGGCAAACCGACTACCCGACTAGAGAAAATAGGTAAAGCCAAAGATACAGGAACAATCACCACCTTTATCCCTGATAAAAAAGTTTTTAAAGACATTGAATTTGATTATCAGTTAATTGAGCAGACTATTAGAGAAAGAGCTTATCTGATTCCTGGAATTAAATTCCATTTAGAAGATGAACGACAAAATATCAAGAAAGATTTTTACTTTGAAGGTGGAATTAGCTCCCTGGTTAAACACCTTAATCATAGTAAAAAAACAATTCATAACGTCATTTTTATTAAAGGCGAAGATGATGGTATGGCTATGGAAGCGGCGATTCAGTACAACGATGGTTATTCTGAAAACATCCAGTCTTTTGTTAATGTCATCAACACTCGAGATGGCGGCACTCACCTGACCGGTTTCAAAATGGCTTTAACTAGAGCCATTAACGATTACGCCAAGAAAATTGGAGCTATCAAAGAAAACAACGGCTTTATCGGTAATGACACCCTTGAAGGCTTAACCGCCGTTGTTGCTGTCAAAATTTCGATCAACAAAATTCAATTTGAATCCCAAACTAAAGCCAAACTCAATAACCCTGAAGCCCAGGGTTTAGTCGCCACCTTTATCAAAGGAGGCCTGGATACTTTTTTCGAAGAACATCCGGCTGATGGTCGGAGGATCATTGAAAAGATCGCCCTGGCGGCCCGAGCCAGATTAGCGGCCAGAGCCGCTAAAGAAGCGGTGATCAAAAAAGGCGAGTTAACCGGCTTAGGTTTACCCGGTAAACTAGCTGATTGTCAAGAAAGAGATCCCAGTCATTCTGAACTCTACATTGTTGAGGGTCCTTCAGCTGGTGGTTCGGCCAAGCAGGGGAGAGACCGACGCTTTCAGGCGATTCTACCTTTAGGGGGAAAAATCCTTAATACCGAAAGAGCTCATTTAGACAAAATTATTAAATTTGAAGAGCTTAAAGATTTAATTATTGCCCTCGGCATGGGAATAGGCGAAACGATTGACATTAAAAAGATTCGTTACCAAAGAATCATTATTATGTGTGATGCTGATGTTGACGGCCAACACATTGCTACCCTTCTTCTGACTTTCTTTTTCCGCCACCTGCCTTCAATCATTGAAAAAGGTTATCTTTACATTGCCATGCCGCCTTTGTATCGCGTCCAGATTGGCAAAGAGTCTTTCTATGTTTATAATGAAGAGGGAAAGGATGAAGTGATTGCTGAACACGGTCAAGGCAAACAAAAAATTAGCGTCCAAAGGTTTAAAGGTTTGGGAGAAATGAACCCTAAGCAACTTTGGGAAACAACCATGAATCCAGACAAAAGAATTTTAAAGAAAGTAATGATTGAAGATACTCAACGAACCGATCAAGTCTTTACGACTTTAATGGGATCAGACGTCCCACCCAGAAAAAGATTTATTCAAACAAGAGCAAAAATGGCTAATCTAGATATTTAATATTTATAATTATTCAAATCATATTTAAGGAGAAAAATGACTAATCAAAAACACAATCTTTTTCATCTCGTCTCAATTGGCGACAATCTGCCAAACGAAATAAACTGCCTGGTGGAAATCCCTAAAGGCGGGACTAATAAATATGAATATAACCATCACCACGGTTATTTTCACCTTGACCGGGTTCTTTATGAAGCCGTCTATTATCCGGCTGAATACGGCATCATTCCTCAAACCTGGAATGACAAAGACAAGGATCCCCTTGACATCATGATTTTGTCAAGCTTTTCCACCTTTCCTGGTTGTGTGATTAAATGCCGCCCGATTGGCGTCATTCGAATCGAAGATACCGGTGAACAAGATGATAAAATCATCGCCGTTCCGGTCGACGACCCTCGTTTCTCGCAAATCAAAGAGCTAAAAAATCTCCCATCTCACTCAAAAAAAGAAATTGAGAACTTCTGGGAGAATTATGCCGAACTCCAACCAGATAAAAAAATCAAAATTGAGGGTTGGGGTGAAAGAAAAGCGGCTCGGGCTCTAATTAAACAAGCCGCGGCTAATTACCAAAAAAAATTCCCAATATAAGAAACATTAAGAATTAAAAAATGGCAAGCAAAATAGGTAAAGTTAAGCCGGTTGAAATAACGGATGAAATGCAGAAGTCCTATTTGGACTATGCCATGAGCGTTATTGTTTCCCGAGCTCTGCCTGATATCCGTGATGGTCTGAAACCGGTTCATCGTCGAATTCTCTTTGCTATGAGCGGCATGGGATTAAGCCATACCGCCAAACACACTAAGTCCGCTAAGATTGTCGGTGAAACCATGGGGAAATATCATCCCCATGGTGATATGGCTATCTATGATTCTTTGGTCCGTCTTGCCCAAGATTTCTCGATGCGTTATCCCTTAATTGACGGCCAAGGTAATTTCGGTTCAGTTGATGGTGATCCACCGGCAGCAATGCGTTATACCGAGGCGAGAATGAGTAAAATCAGCGTCGAAATGCTGACGGACATTGAAAAAAATACAGTTGATTATGTTGACAACTTTGACGGCTCTCTTCAAGAACCAGTTTTTCTCCCCGCTAAAGTTCCAAACCTTCTTTTAATGGGAGCTGATGGTATTGCCGTTGGCATGGCCACTAAAATCCCACCTCACAATCTTAACGAAGTAGTTAATGGTCTTTTATTTCTGATTGATAATGGCAAAGTTATCCTTCCAGAAAGCAAAAAAACAACCAAAGAAAAAGAGACATTTGAAATCAAGAAAATCCAATTAGAGGTACTTGAAGAAATTAAAGAAAACAATAAAATTCCGGCTCTCCAAGCCAGTTTTGAATCAGAAGTTACCATCGAAGAGTTGATGAAAGACATCAAAGGACCTGATTTTCCCACCGGTGCTCTGATTTTTGACAAGGACCAAATCCTCCAAGCTTATTCTACGGGCAAAGGTAAAATTTTAATGAGAGCCGAAGCCGAAATTGAAGAGACGAGGGGAGGCAAATTCCGAATTATTGTTAGCCAAATCCCTTTTCAGGTCAACAAAGCCCAGTTAGTCGTCAAAATCGCTCAATTAGTAAAAGATAAAAAGATTAAGGGCGTCAGTACTTTAAGAGATGAGTCTGATCGCCAAGGAATGAGAATTGTCATCGAGTTAAAAAAGAGCGCCAAACCAAAAGTCGTTCTCAACTCTCTTTATAAACACACCCCGATGCAAACCAGTTATCCTGTTAACATGGTTGCCCTGGTTGATGGTGTTCCCCAAACCCTAACCTTAAAACAGATCCTGACGGAATTTGTTAAACACCGTCAGCAAATTGCGACCCGGAGAAGTATTTTTGAATTAGAAGCTGCCAAGAACAGAGCCCACATTCTCGAAGGTCTAAAAATCGCTCTTGATAATCTCGATGCCGTCATTACCACCATCAAAAAATCAAGAACCGTTGAAAACGCCAGAACAAACTTAATGAAGAAATTCAAGCTTACAGAAATTCAGGCCAACGCCATTTTGGAAATGCAACTCCGTCGCCTGGCTGCCCTGGAAAGGAAGAAGATTGAAGATGAATATAAGGAAATCGGTAAATTAATTATTTATCTCACTGACGTCCTGACTCATCCTGAAAAAATTATTACCATTATTAAAAAAGAATTGAATGAAGTCAAACAAAAATATGGTGATCCCAGAAGAACAAAAATCTATCGTCAAGAGGTAGAAAGTTTTTCTGAAGAGGATCTGATTGCTAAAGAAAAATGTCTGATCACCGTTACCAAAACTGGCTACATTAAACGCTTACCAGTAATCACTTACCGTTCCCAGAGACGCGGCGGTAAAGGCGTTACCGGCATGACTACTAAAGAAGCGGATGAAATCAGCTACTTCATGACCGGTGAAACCCATGACCAAGTTTTGTTTTTCACTAATAAAGGCAGAGTCTATGCTATTAGGGCTTGGGAAATTCCTGAAGGTTTAAGAACTGCCAAAGGCCAAGCCGTTATCAACCTGATTAACATTGAACAAGGCGAAGATGTCCAGTCCGTCCTCAACCTGCCTAGCGGCTCAACCAAAAACAAATATCGTTATCTGATTATGGCGACTAAAAAAGGAACGGTGAAAAAGACTTCTCTAAGAAATTTCAAGAAGATCCGTTCCTCTGGTTTAATTGCCATTAAACTTAATCGAGGCGATGAGCTTTGCTGGGTCAAACCAACCACCGGCAAAGATCAAGTTCTATTAGTTACCCGTAAAGGCAAATCAATTCGTTTCAATGAAGCCGATGCTCGCCCTATGGGTAGAGACACGATTGGTGTTAGGGGAATCTTGCTTAAAGAGGATGACCAAGTAGTCGCTATGGAAGTCTTTCCCGCCAAAGCCAAAAAACCTAAAGACCGGCGTTTAAAACATTTTCGAGATGTTTTGGTAGTTATGGAAAAGGGATTAGGCAAGCGCACCAATATTCGCTATCATCCTATTCAAAAACGAGGTGGGGTTGGTGTCAAGGCTGCCAATGTGACGGAAAAAACAGGTAAAATTGTCAGTTATCAATTAGTCACTCAAAAAGACAAACAAGTGATACTCTCCAGTAAAAGGGGTCAGGTCATCAAATTACCCTTAAAAAATATTCCTCAATTGGGCCGGAGTACCCAAGGAGTGATTCTGATGCGTTTTTCCAAACCCGGTGACTCGGTAGCAGCGATGACTTGTTTGAAAAAATAATTAATAATATAATAATTGATAATATAAAATAGTATATTAAGAAAAACAAAAATGGATTTGAAAAAAAAATTCAACTGGAATGAATTTCTTAAAACTCCTTACGCCACGATTGTTGGTTCGGTTTTAGCCATTTTCTTAATTGCCTTTCTTTTTTTTCGTTTTGTTGGCCCAATCCCAGTTTCAGTCACCCAAACCACGGTTGAGAAAACGGCCACTTTTGATGTTTCGGATGAAGGTAAAACAACCGCCATTCCGGATACCGCCACCGTCAATTTAGGTATTGAAATTCAAAAAACCACTGTCCAGGAAGCCCAAAAAGAAGCCAATGAGAAAATAAACAGCATTACTAATGAATTAAAAAAGATTGGGGTTAAAGAAGAACTAATCAAAACCATCAACTATAATCTCTATCCCAACTATGATTATCAGTCTGGTCAAAGGATTATTGGCTACATCATTGACATTACCCTGGAAGTCAAGGTCAAGGATTTTGACAAAATCAACCAGGTGATTGACACCGCCACTCGTCTTGGTGCCAACCAAATCGGTCAACTAGATTTCACCATTGACGACCAAAGATTAGAAGAATTAAAAATGGAAGCCAGAAAAGAAGCCATTGAAAAAGCTAAGAAAAAAGCCATTGAGATTGCCAGAGCTGGAGGATTGAAACTGGGTCGAATCGTAAACATCAGTGAGAACACAACCTCGCCTATTCTTCCCCTTTATAAAAGCGAAAGTATTGGTCTTGGCGGAACAGAAGAAGCGACAGTGCCTACCCAAATTCAACCAGGTGAATCAGAAATCTCAATCACTGTCACCTTGAGCTACGAGACTCTTTAATTAAAAAATTTAAGAAACAATAAAAAAACTGCCCAAAAGGCAGTTTTTCATGACAAAAGAATCTAAATCAGAAGGGTCGGGGATTGGCAAAGAATTAGAACCAACTTCTCCCCACCTAGAATTTTACATTGCTGGCGATTTTGAACAAAGAGAGCAGATAAGAGAAATTATGGCGGAAATTGAAGGCATAGGTCACCGAATAATCTATGATTGGACGGATCATTTACCAATCCAGCCTTATGAAGAAAATAAAGAGCTAGCAACCAAATATGCTAAAGAAGATCATCAAGCTGCGGCTAATTGCGATGTCTTTGTTCTTTTTCCTGGTGAAATTGGAGGCACAACCCGTTTTTCAGAATTAGGCATGGCCATTAACTCAAGAAAAGTTAAAAGAATTTTCGTGGTCGGTCCTGGCGAAAACCGCTCAGTCAGTTTTTTTGATCCAAAAGTAGAAAGACTTAAATCACCAGAAGAATTAATAGAAATCATTTCTTCAATGAAAATAGAAGAACCTCTTCTGACAGAGCGTCAATTAGAAGTTTTAAAACTAGTTGCTCAAGGACTAACTAATAAAGAAATCGCTGATAAGTTAGGAATTAGCCTTTATACAGTCAAATCACATCTATATAGTGAAGAATCTCCTTGTGGTATTTGTGAGAGATTAGGAATTCAGGGTGTAGAAGCAAGAGGAAGAGACAGAACGAGAGTCGTAATCGAAGCCCTTAGAAGAAAGGTTATTAGTCTTGACGAAATAACTATCTCCCCTTACCATGAAACATTTCATGAACATTCCGTAGTTGACGATTGGTAACATGAGTATAGATTTGAGTCGTCTGGATGTTTTTATGACCCAACATTTCCTGAACCGCCCTAATATCCGCTCCAGCAATTAATAAATCAGTGGCAAACGAATGGCGAATGACATGAGGAGTGACTTTCACCGGTAATTTTGCCTTTCGAGAATATTTATCAACGATTCTTTGAACTGAACGCGCCGTTAATCTCATCTTCTCACCACTCTCCTCAACTTTCTGACTGCCTCCAAGTCTAATAAAAAGAGGCTTCCAACTATCTTCCCGATTATCAAGGTACTTTTTTAACCATTT includes the following:
- a CDS encoding type II secretion system protein — translated: MKKYLPRGFTMIELLIVIAVLGILAVAVLAAINPIEQINRGRDTGTRSDSEQLISAIDRYYASKGYYPWMLNASSDNDFVDFTQIIAIDQGIGTDAQPMLENLSAAGTEELKLTFVNRIVAASANLLSIYKMTGGGYSTYICFIPKSSSFRTEAYKRCVADPDYGTIPPDFPETEACPDADCKGAASSNLATACYQCLP
- a CDS encoding type II secretion system F family protein — translated: MKKFNYRAKNKEDKEVSGVVEARDERQAAKILQEKGFLVISIAPFRKSLTAQAGPLFSRISITDLVNFTRQLSTMATAGLQLTVALDILEKQAKPSMAKVVAEIRREVESGGTLAKAMGKHPQVFDQVYVALINAGEAVGSLDKVLARLADNLEKKREFQGKIKNAMIYPAIIILAMGGVGMIMIIFVLPRMMTIYEEFQADLPIATKILLNISTFFTKFWYLALALLAGSVFGLRILNRYPQFRGMIDNLTFRLPIIGKLRQETMLTEFTRTLSLLVGAGVLIVDALKITMKAFSSPLYQHSLEKVTEKVEKGISLASALSQEEIFPPILSQMVAVGEETGKIDEVLTKVSTYFEQEAEMAIKGLTAAIEPLIMIVLGVGVGFLIIAVIMPIYNLASQF
- a CDS encoding type IV pilus twitching motility protein PilT, translated to MEIEKLLEITFNKGASDLHLITKVPPMLRIHGVLSPITGLEPLSKEVAEQLIFSLVSEEQKEILLVNKELDFSFAFGDRGRFRVNAYYQKGELAAALRLISMEVPTIDELNLPDICHAFTKLKQGFILVVGPTGHGKSTTLASIIEEINLNRSEHIITIEDPIEYVFKHQKSIVSQRELRDDTHSWSIALRSCLREDPNVVMIGEMRDLETMGMALTIAETGHLVFSTLHTNSAAQSIDRIIDVFPEHQQEQVRMQLSATLEAIVSQRLLPSLEGGRIPATEVLVATPAIRTVIREGKTHMIDNIIQTSVEVGMKVLEMDLSRLVKEGKISLDVARNYAFRPEELMKSVKGR
- a CDS encoding GspE/PulE family protein codes for the protein MAEPAQQQQSVQTDPQEEDGSGFLDVLLSQKILSSEQVEKIKIEQANTGKAIKELLLETNYASLEQVAKAEAQVRNIPFVNLDETAASPEALGRLPRAVAERYSVLPFAYDTVNNQLSLAMADPMDLQAIEFVARKSKAKVKPYMSTSEEINKAIAINYKESLSTEVKAALKETGAPVKSVPVDLTKLGEIIREAPIAKIVSTLLEFAVKGRASDIHIEPEEEKTRIRYRIDGIMHEKLVLPKNVHEGLISRIKILCGMKIDEKRLPQDGRFSFKANGQEVDLRVSCLPTVHGEKIVMRLLKKSGGALSLTELGLRGMALKSLQEAVLRPHGIIVVCGPTGSGKTTTLYSAISKINTSKVNIITLEDPVEYEIPGVNQVQVNPAAGLTFANGLRSFVRQDPDIIMVGEIRDKETTGLAVQAALTGHLVFSTLHTNDSAGAIPRLIDLGAEPFLLASAMTCVVAQRVVRKICPDCQEEYPAPAEVIADFKTILGNLYQSGDNPKLYRGKKCPKCNNTGYLGRVGIFEVMPVTEKIGRLTMEKASASDIEKQAIQEEMITMKQDGYLKVLEGITTIEEVLRVAED
- a CDS encoding DNA gyrase subunit B, with product MLKSKTKAKNNNILSTYTSAQIKVLEGLEPVRKRPGMYIGSTDKKGFHHLITEVVDNSIDESLVGFAKNIKVVLKKDGSAQIRDDGRGIPVDKHKSGLSGLEVAMTKLHAGAKFDEGVYKASGGLHGVGVSVVNALSQWLKVEVHRDGHAYAQEYKRGKPTTRLEKIGKAKDTGTITTFIPDKKVFKDIEFDYQLIEQTIRERAYLIPGIKFHLEDERQNIKKDFYFEGGISSLVKHLNHSKKTIHNVIFIKGEDDGMAMEAAIQYNDGYSENIQSFVNVINTRDGGTHLTGFKMALTRAINDYAKKIGAIKENNGFIGNDTLEGLTAVVAVKISINKIQFESQTKAKLNNPEAQGLVATFIKGGLDTFFEEHPADGRRIIEKIALAARARLAARAAKEAVIKKGELTGLGLPGKLADCQERDPSHSELYIVEGPSAGGSAKQGRDRRFQAILPLGGKILNTERAHLDKIIKFEELKDLIIALGMGIGETIDIKKIRYQRIIIMCDADVDGQHIATLLLTFFFRHLPSIIEKGYLYIAMPPLYRVQIGKESFYVYNEEGKDEVIAEHGQGKQKISVQRFKGLGEMNPKQLWETTMNPDKRILKKVMIEDTQRTDQVFTTLMGSDVPPRKRFIQTRAKMANLDI
- a CDS encoding inorganic diphosphatase encodes the protein MTNQKHNLFHLVSIGDNLPNEINCLVEIPKGGTNKYEYNHHHGYFHLDRVLYEAVYYPAEYGIIPQTWNDKDKDPLDIMILSSFSTFPGCVIKCRPIGVIRIEDTGEQDDKIIAVPVDDPRFSQIKELKNLPSHSKKEIENFWENYAELQPDKKIKIEGWGERKAARALIKQAAANYQKKFPI